tttaaattaaatatcGATCTATACCCTGTAAacacataaccctaacccatggaTCCctcctgagagagggaggggactatACATTTACACACAGCACCAATGGCATAGCCTAATGACACACACATCCACAGCAACAGACACGCTATGTTAGGctatgaatggagggagagattggggaagaggagggtgatgagaatgcagaggaagggaaggggagtggaaggctctctctctctctctaactctggtCAGTGTAATTAGCAGACTTAGCTCTATTGGGACCAATTAGAGAATAGAGCTGGCACACAATAGAGCCTCatatatcgtgtgtgtgtgtgtgtgtgtgttcttgtgcaTGCTTGTGCGTGAGTGCTGGTTCGTGTGTGTGCTGATGAATTGCCCAGCTATATGCAACCAAAATCCCAACATTTTACAActgattgtaaaaaaaaaagtaaagaaaatgctctctttctcttcctcttccaggATAGCTGTACCAGAGTTCTACTGTTTCGGGGAGTGAATAAAGAGATCAAGAACTACAACAGCCAGACGGCCTTTCAGGTGAGACTCTCCTTCCTTCTGCTGGCCTCTATCAGACATTACGTTCTAGCTCTACAATAACCACATGCCATAAGGAAAACTTTATATGACTTAATATGGGAGAAGGTTTCAGAAACTCTTGGAGGTCAAGGGAGGTGGACGTCAAAGATAATGTATTAATAATTGTTCTTCCATAACTACATGGCTTGAAGGCAACTCCACTTGAAACACTGTTTCTGTACTCTGGCCTGCCTCTGTGGCAAGATGTGTGATTAAGCCTGTGTCAAATTGACATTGACACAGATTTCCTCAACACATCAAAGTTAATTTGTTTGTACAGAGGGATAGCTGGCTCCACACAGCGCCagcgcatgcacacacatttgCCCACATACACGTGCACACGCTCACACAGTGCCAGAAATCAGAAACACACACTGCTATCAGACATCTGTTACAAGCAGCCTTTTAATGAAGGATTACTAATGTGTGAAatatgaatcagagagagagagagagagaaagcaaacaAAAGGATAACAAATTACAATATAATTTTGTTAATTTTGTTTGAAATGCTAGTTTtgttgtgtctgtgagagagcgagagagagtagtagtggccaatgagagagagcgagagagagagcgcagtaGTGgccaataagagagagagagcgagagagagaacgcagtagtggagagagtgtgcagtagggagagagagagcacagtagggagggagggagggagatgtggatGGAATGTGTTCCCCTGTTGCCTGTTAGCTGTTAGAGTAGATGTAGCATACATCTGATAATTGGTTCCCAACATGTATTTTCTTGAAACAACAGAGGCTAAGGTTTATTCCAGACAGACGCAGAGACTGAGACAGCATGTTTCAGCAGGGCTCTGTTATCCCCCATGAGAATGGCAGTTTCCTATGGGAGCCTTGTTTTACAGAACACTTGTGTTGAGAAGCAGGATACTAACCTGTTTTTGGGAAGGGAACAAACACACAACATATGTGACttactcctctccttccttccctccctctgctctcttctccttctctctcttccccttcccacctctctcctccctctttcctcctccaggtTGCCATTATAGCAGGAAACTTTGACCTGGCCGAAATCATTAAGATCCACAAAGTGTCAGACGTTGGTGAGTAGGCGACATGCCATGGGTACGTGGCTAACAGCATGTGGTCATTGGACTTTAATTGAGTAAATCTCACCTCCATAGtggtgtgagagtgtgagagggtAAGAGCCAAGTGACTGAAGCACTCGTACTGTAGCCACTGTAATCACCCACTCTGTAATTATCCCTGATCATGTGCACTTTGTTGTGTGATTCAGTGTACTGGGAGTCAATATGCTACATGTGAAAATTCTGCCATCTAGTGTTAGACAGAAAGAATATCCCAGATTCCTAATTCAATGCAGTAAGATGTATGTACACATAAAGCTATGTAGCCTTGGTACTACCTCAGGGAATGTAGTAAGGGAATGGGGGGTACCtaatcagttgtacaactgaatgcatcaaACTGAAATATCCATTTAACCCGACCCCTGTACACATTGTTATGTTGATTTGACTAGCAACATGTTGTGTCACCCTCTCCCAGTGCCTTTCAGGGAGACCCCCTCCTACACTAACCGTAGACGTGTGTTGGTGGGAGGACTGCCCTCGCCCCGCTCCCTTCTGCGCTCCGCTAGCGACAACAACCTCAACGGGGAGAGCGTTCACGGTCTGGGGCAGGGCCTGCGGCAGGGTCACGGTCGACAGGGTcagtctcctgtcccctctctgaGGAGCCTGCCTGCACTGGGACAACACCAACAACACGCCAGCCTGGgggaggtgagtgagtgagtgagtgagtgagtgagtgagtgagtgagtgagtgagtgagtgagtgagtgagtgagtgagtgagtgagtgagtgagtgagtgagtgagtgagtgagtgagtgagtgagtgagtgagtgagtgagtgagtgagtgagtgagtgagtgagtgagttagtgggtgggtgagtgagtgggtgagtgagtgttTTGGTTTTTGCGCTAACACTACACATcttattcaaatgatcaaagctagATGATTAGCTGATTATTTgattcagctgtgtagtgctagggcaaaaatcaaaacgtgcaccccttggggtcctgaggaccgagtttgggaaaccctgtactaaagagagagagagagagcgagagagagagagagagagagagagctttgactatgtacagactcagtgagcattgaTTTGGAGAAAGGTTGCCATAGGAAGACCTCGCTcttaagagaagacaggctatatgcacaagagaagacaggctatgtgcccacaaaatgaggtggaaactgagctgcatttTTTAACCTCCTGCTAAatctatgaccatattagagacacatatttccctcagattacacagacccacaaataattaaaaaaataGACTGGTGGGTGACcatttgtgacctgttgtcagggaagggcaaccagtgaagaacaaacaccactgtaaatacaacccatgttTATGTTGAATTTTTTCACCTTTTTTTActttttgcacatcattacaacactctataaagacataatatgacatttgaaatgtctttattcttttggaacttgtttatttgactttttgtttatccatttcacttgcttttccaatgtaaacatatgtttccatgccaataaagaccctTGAATTGAATGGCGAGAAagcgagtttgtgtgtgtgtgtgtgtgtgtgtgtgtgtgtgtgtgtgtgtgtgtgtgtgtgtgtgtgtgtgtgtgtgtgtgtgtgtgtgtgtgtgtgtgtgtgtgtgtgtgtgtgtgtgtgcgtgtgtgtgtgtgcctacatgtgtgtgtgacagtgtgtgtgctgtgttcCAGACTCATCATGGAGAGGTGCCAGACAGCAGTCTCCAGAGCACAGGCAGCTCTCGCTCCTCCCACTCCCGCTCTCCCTCGCTACACAGTCATCTGCATGAGGGCGATCAGAGCGTCAGGAGGACACACGGACACGCTCTGGGACATGTCCATCGAGGACGCCTCAGGTGAGAcggacaatcaatcaatcatatatCGAATACCTTGGGGGACATTGAACTGTGCTGTTGTCTGTTCTAATAGgccagctcctcctctctcctccttgtcCTTGTCTCTCAAGTGTCTTACTCacagagtggcaggtagcctagtggttagagcgttgggccagtaactgaaaggttgcaaaatCAAATCCCTGaaccgacaaggtaaaaatctgtccttctgcctctgaacaaggcagttaactcactgtttctaggctgtcattgaaaataagaacatgttcttaactggcttgcctggtCAAATAAAGAATGGTTCACACTGTGATATATGTGTTTGTCAGGGGGGTGCTGGTCAGCGGGCTGGCTACTATTAATTGTAATAGATGTCTAGTAGGGTGGTTTGCATAAGGAGCTGGACTGGAGACGTACATGAGCTACACTCAGATATCCAGTCCATGCTTGTGGAGTGCATTGGGATAAATTGAGCAGATTGCTGAGGTTTCTAAGTGTTTTATTGTGATCATGTGTCAGTACTAGGGTATTGACAAATTGACTATTAAAGTATATTGACAAATTTAACGTTTAAAGTATATTTCTGTTACGGTTTTCCGTTAAAACGATGAGAAACTCATAAAATTCCACGTCAAATCCTATTGCGTAGTTTGACCACTAGGGAGAAATAAAGTTCTATCTCAGTCACACAGCAGGCGGCATCTGAAATGTTCTCACGAAGACAACCGTTAATTCACGTTGATTCGTGTTGCTTCCGTTTGTTAGCGACTCACAACAAAACTTTCAACTAGCCGAGTGATCACTGTTCTTCTCCCAGctttcttttttctctcactCAATTTCCATCCAACCGCTCCCTCTACACACGCGTGCTGTGCATTAGTCCTTCAGAAATGACTGCCTATAAAACACAAACAAAACTGTAGACAAGCTATATATATTCTTTGCTGAATCACGACAGCTTTATCACAAATTCAAGATGGTCTGGTTGATTAAAGTAGGGAAATATGTGTTGCAACCACGACTTTCAGTTTAGAATAATAAGTGCCCCTCTATTTGAGTATTTTTGGCGATTGGCCATAGTGTAGAATACAACACTTTAGAatacaacactatatatacactatatatacaaaagtatgtggacaggtgtataaaattgagcacacagccatgcaatctccatagacaaacataatAGGCAGTGTAGAAAGGccctactgaagagctcagtgactttcaacgtggcttcatcttaggatgccacctttccaaaaagtcagttAATCAAATTCCTGTCCTgccagagctgccccggtcaactgtaaatgctgttattgtgaaggggACACTTCTAGGAGCAAAAACGGCTCAGCCACaatgtggtaggccacacaagctcacaaaaacaggaccgccgagtgctgaaactcacttccgagttccaaactgcctctggaagcattgTCAGCGCAaaaactgttagtcgggagcttcattaaatggaTTTTAATGAACCAGCAGCTGCACACAACCCTAAGATCACTAcgcacaatgccaagcatcggctggagttgtgtaaagctcgccgccagtggaaacgtgttttctggagtgatgaatgaatcacgcttcaccatctggcagtacgATAGACTAATTTGGGTTTTGCGGATGCCagtagaacgctacctgccccaatgcatagtgcaaaatgtaaagtttggtggaggaggaataatggtctggggctgtttttcatggtttgggctagtccCCTTAGGAAAATCTTGacgctatagcatacaatgacattctatatgattctgtgcttccaactttgtggcaacagtttgggtttggccatttcctgt
This is a stretch of genomic DNA from Oncorhynchus nerka isolate Pitt River linkage group LG25, Oner_Uvic_2.0, whole genome shotgun sequence. It encodes these proteins:
- the LOC115109802 gene encoding SH3 and multiple ankyrin repeat domains protein 3-like, whose translation is MSANLKKFMEYVQQRNIEKVSKFLEKGLDPNFHDPESGECPLTMASQLEGCADLIKVLKSGGAHLDFRTQDGITALHKAVRTKNHTALITLLDLGASPDYKDSRGLSPLYHSSMVGGDPYCCELLLHDHAQVGCVDENGWQEIHQACRHGHVQHLEHLLFYGADMAAQNASGNTALHVCALYNQDSCTRVLLFRGVNKEIKNYNSQTAFQVAIIAGNFDLAEIIKIHKVSDVVPFRETPSYTNRRRVLVGGLPSPRSLLRSASDNNLNGESVHGLGQGLRQGHGRQGQSPVPSLRSLPALGQHQQHASLGETHHGEVPDSSLQSTGSSRSSHSRSPSLHSHLHEGDQSVRRTHGHALGHVHRGRLR